The following coding sequences lie in one Methylotuvimicrobium alcaliphilum 20Z genomic window:
- the casA gene encoding type I-E CRISPR-associated protein Cse1/CasA encodes MNLLIDNWIPVSLNGEAQRISLKQLLCDKQKQDWHLAVLRDDMDLAALQLLVCLVQVVLMPEDAKALKKRWSEPMPELEYEQAIQPFISWFDLLHAETPFMQSATVTPEKGNKNWASLQKLFIGLPEKTSTSASSNGFFNTPDEIQAVHLGDAAIALFQQATNGFSLGGAAFSVGLKGSMPLTTLVLSENLRKTIWTNVLSKAFLQEKAPELLSAEIRQPTWVIQPHTDKQEHALQIGLLRGLFWQPAKIKLEVKNDLATGFFKNAGMCSVPGFWQHPHTPIDILRLHTGNAKEKPFLSARNDLPLWGQMLCFFYTNKQLKIVDAQQEGTSCALVVQQYQDNSTWRGRNIKLAVGGYVKGGSAESLAGRKHETYSLSTNWENKSAEMDHLIKMGLEVYKKLDWAMNEFARIAIDKGKHKGKESGFKKAVKGKAKQAYFENSESMMHSILRKLAWEDIASYQKQFAALARKIFEQIMEPYEHEPKMLQAIIESRALLNNRLNKMGAVHD; translated from the coding sequence ATGAATTTACTGATTGATAATTGGATCCCCGTATCGTTAAACGGTGAAGCGCAACGAATTTCCTTAAAACAGTTGTTGTGCGATAAGCAAAAACAAGATTGGCATTTAGCGGTTTTGCGTGACGATATGGATCTCGCTGCCTTGCAGTTACTTGTTTGCTTGGTGCAAGTAGTGTTGATGCCGGAAGATGCAAAAGCCTTGAAAAAACGCTGGTCTGAACCGATGCCTGAACTAGAGTATGAGCAGGCCATACAACCATTTATCAGCTGGTTTGATCTGCTTCACGCCGAGACACCTTTTATGCAAAGCGCCACAGTGACACCGGAGAAAGGCAATAAAAATTGGGCATCGTTACAGAAACTGTTTATAGGTTTGCCTGAAAAAACCAGCACCAGTGCATCATCTAATGGTTTTTTTAACACGCCTGACGAGATTCAGGCTGTTCATTTGGGCGATGCTGCCATTGCTTTATTTCAGCAAGCGACTAATGGTTTTAGCTTAGGGGGCGCGGCATTTTCAGTAGGTTTAAAAGGCTCAATGCCGTTAACAACCCTAGTTTTAAGTGAGAATTTAAGAAAAACCATTTGGACAAACGTACTGAGTAAAGCGTTTTTACAGGAGAAAGCCCCCGAATTATTGAGTGCAGAGATTCGGCAGCCCACTTGGGTTATTCAGCCGCATACAGACAAACAAGAACACGCGCTGCAAATCGGCTTGTTGCGAGGTTTATTCTGGCAACCTGCAAAAATAAAGTTGGAAGTTAAAAATGATTTGGCCACTGGCTTTTTTAAAAATGCCGGCATGTGTAGCGTTCCAGGCTTTTGGCAACACCCCCATACTCCGATTGACATACTACGGCTACACACAGGCAACGCGAAAGAAAAACCCTTTCTTTCAGCTCGCAATGATTTGCCGTTATGGGGGCAAATGTTGTGTTTTTTCTATACGAACAAGCAATTGAAAATAGTTGATGCACAGCAAGAAGGTACAAGTTGTGCGTTGGTCGTACAGCAATATCAAGATAACAGCACTTGGCGGGGGCGTAATATCAAATTAGCCGTAGGCGGTTATGTTAAAGGCGGGAGCGCAGAAAGTCTGGCCGGACGTAAACATGAAACTTATAGTCTTTCTACCAATTGGGAAAATAAAAGTGCTGAAATGGATCATTTAATTAAGATGGGACTTGAAGTTTACAAAAAATTGGATTGGGCAATGAATGAATTTGCTCGTATCGCCATAGATAAGGGCAAGCATAAAGGCAAAGAATCGGGTTTTAAAAAAGCAGTAAAAGGTAAAGCCAAGCAAGCGTATTTCGAAAACTCAGAAAGTATGATGCACAGTATTTTAAGAAAATTGGCCTGGGAGGACATAGCGTCTTATCAAAAACAATTTGCAGCTTTAGCTCGGAAAATTTTTGAACAAATTATGGAACCTTATGAGCATGAACCTAAAATGCTACAGGCCATTATTGAAAG
- the cas3 gene encoding CRISPR-associated helicase/endonuclease Cas3, with protein MNQALYYRYWGKARPDAENADGPAYHLLPYHCLDVAAVADQWWESSAPLRQQFRQSIEVETEEKAYAWLMFFIVLHDLGKLDIRFQMKSSVTMQKLQTDIYTTLNSLVDTKYDHGCNGYGWFEQEVSEYGFDCISENEAMDWMREVAGHHGRIPDNDSLVEPAFISDDIKRQDKQARIEWVQSLKKLFLEPAGLEYSDIPETMPRMLAGFCSVCDWIGSSNDYFPYQTAIQTDLKSYFDSRLPAAKNALKAFGVLSKVSGKGGMTVLFPDYKPQGLQTVVDSFPLEQGLTIIEAPTGSGKTEAALAYASKLLTSKTGYGSSIIFALPTQATANAMLKRLEKVADKLFDGGASVVLAHGKRDLNSDFKAILANSRLTAQGAEEALVQCSEWLGASKKRSFLGQMGVCTIDQVLLSVLPVRHQFVRGFGIQKSILIIDEVHAYDSYMYGLLSEVLKRQKQASGSAVLLSATLPHHQKAKLLQSWGVQSGQKNPAYPLVTHASANQISPFELPESEQTAERIVNVETWRAEQLVLSAEQLEKIVQAAEQGAKVAVICNLVSDAQHFSHQLAALTTIPVDLFHSRFRFVDRQKIEQEISRYYGKNEKERASGGRILVATQVVEQSLDLDFDWMLTQLCPVDLLFQRLGRLHRHQRYNRPLGFEHPRCVVIVPATETVYGDTRYVYQNLRALWRTEQFLKNKVIVFSSNQEDLRAYTAYRDWIEKVYREEAWGDEPEAVETAYQKYSDEVVGVQRMIANMIIHRKVEEIKSDESDKAGSLTRDGEMSLTIIPVIKKQGKFFTLDDVDLEGLEKWQYWEAINLNSVSVTQRWQDQLPKADARGLRFLPMVLEKGHWISRLEKVAFIYCKEIGLAIKKT; from the coding sequence ATGAATCAAGCGCTGTATTACCGATACTGGGGTAAAGCCAGGCCGGATGCGGAAAATGCCGATGGTCCGGCCTATCATTTGTTGCCGTATCATTGTTTGGATGTGGCGGCGGTGGCTGATCAATGGTGGGAAAGTAGCGCTCCACTTCGACAGCAATTCAGGCAATCAATCGAGGTAGAAACAGAAGAAAAAGCCTATGCCTGGCTGATGTTTTTTATCGTTTTGCATGACTTGGGTAAGCTGGATATTCGGTTTCAGATGAAATCGTCCGTCACGATGCAAAAGTTACAAACCGATATATACACCACTCTTAATAGCTTAGTGGATACCAAGTACGATCACGGCTGTAATGGCTATGGTTGGTTTGAGCAAGAAGTTTCCGAATATGGTTTTGATTGTATAAGTGAAAATGAAGCCATGGACTGGATGCGGGAAGTGGCAGGGCATCATGGGCGCATTCCTGACAACGATTCGTTGGTAGAGCCTGCGTTTATTAGTGATGACATTAAGCGACAAGATAAACAGGCACGCATTGAATGGGTGCAAAGTCTTAAAAAACTGTTCTTGGAGCCTGCTGGCTTGGAATACAGCGACATCCCAGAGACCATGCCACGCATGCTTGCAGGATTTTGTAGCGTCTGTGATTGGATAGGATCATCGAATGATTATTTCCCCTATCAAACGGCAATACAAACCGATCTAAAAAGCTATTTTGATTCGCGTTTACCTGCCGCCAAAAATGCACTAAAGGCGTTCGGTGTGTTGTCGAAAGTGAGCGGTAAAGGGGGCATGACTGTTCTATTCCCAGACTACAAGCCACAAGGTTTACAAACAGTAGTTGATAGTTTTCCTCTTGAACAAGGATTAACGATTATCGAAGCACCTACCGGCTCTGGAAAAACCGAAGCTGCATTAGCTTACGCATCAAAATTATTAACGTCCAAAACTGGATATGGCAGCAGTATCATCTTTGCATTGCCGACCCAAGCCACTGCCAACGCAATGTTGAAGCGATTAGAAAAGGTTGCCGATAAATTATTTGATGGCGGTGCAAGCGTAGTTTTGGCGCATGGCAAAAGGGATTTAAACTCTGACTTCAAAGCCATTCTGGCAAATTCCCGATTGACAGCCCAAGGCGCTGAAGAAGCGCTGGTACAATGCTCAGAATGGCTGGGAGCGAGTAAAAAGAGATCATTTTTAGGGCAAATGGGCGTATGCACCATAGACCAAGTTTTATTATCGGTGCTGCCGGTGCGCCATCAATTTGTCCGTGGCTTTGGTATTCAAAAAAGCATTTTAATTATTGATGAGGTTCATGCCTATGACAGCTACATGTACGGTTTACTATCTGAAGTACTTAAGCGACAAAAGCAAGCCTCCGGGAGTGCTGTTTTATTGTCCGCGACATTGCCGCATCATCAAAAAGCCAAATTATTACAAAGCTGGGGTGTTCAATCGGGACAGAAAAATCCGGCGTATCCGTTAGTGACCCATGCGTCTGCCAATCAAATTTCTCCCTTTGAATTGCCGGAATCCGAGCAAACTGCTGAACGCATTGTAAATGTTGAAACATGGCGGGCTGAGCAGCTCGTTTTATCGGCAGAGCAGTTGGAAAAAATCGTTCAAGCCGCTGAGCAAGGTGCGAAAGTTGCTGTAATCTGCAATCTGGTTAGCGATGCGCAACATTTTTCCCATCAGTTAGCCGCATTAACGACGATTCCAGTTGATTTATTCCATTCGCGCTTTCGATTTGTTGATCGTCAGAAAATAGAGCAAGAAATTTCCCGCTATTACGGTAAGAATGAAAAAGAACGTGCGTCAGGTGGGCGAATTTTGGTGGCAACCCAAGTAGTTGAACAAAGTCTCGATTTAGATTTTGACTGGATGTTGACTCAGCTTTGTCCGGTCGATTTATTGTTCCAGCGTTTGGGTCGACTGCACCGGCATCAACGCTATAACAGACCGCTAGGGTTTGAACATCCACGGTGCGTGGTGATTGTGCCGGCTACAGAGACTGTCTACGGTGATACCCGCTATGTTTATCAAAATCTAAGGGCCTTGTGGCGAACAGAACAATTTCTGAAAAATAAAGTAATTGTCTTTAGTTCAAATCAGGAAGATTTAAGAGCTTATACCGCATATCGGGATTGGATAGAAAAGGTTTACCGTGAAGAAGCATGGGGCGATGAGCCGGAAGCAGTAGAAACAGCCTACCAAAAATATTCAGATGAAGTAGTTGGCGTTCAGCGCATGATTGCAAACATGATAATTCATCGGAAGGTTGAGGAGATTAAAAGCGATGAAAGCGATAAAGCCGGATCACTGACGCGTGACGGTGAAATGAGTTTAACCATTATTCCGGTCATTAAAAAACAAGGCAAGTTTTTTACCTTAGACGATGTTGATTTGGAGGGCTTGGAAAAATGGCAGTATTGGGAGGCGATCAACTTGAACTCGGTTTCTGTCACTCAGAGATGGCAGGATCAACTGCCTAAAGCAGATGCTAGAGGATTGCGCTTTTTACCGATGGTTCTTGAAAAAGGACACTGGATTAGTCGGCTGGAAAAGGTTGCGTTTATTTATTGTAAAGAGATAGGTTTGGCGATAAAGAAAACGTAA
- a CDS encoding helix-turn-helix transcriptional regulator: MDRFERIYQLHTILSGRRTPISNAQLQEKLECSEATVKRLLTLMRDHFDAPIAYDRKRNGYYYDTEAGEHPYELPGLWFNAEELWGLLTCHTMLRKISPGLFGEQIAQLQNRIEKLLALDRSSAERKLECIKIIPIASRQKVRNPWFAKIAGSLFDNKRLDLVYDARSDGQITTRSVSPQNLVYYRDNWYLDAWCHFRRELRTFALERIKTAARQEIPSQNVDRQQLEDYFSSSYGIFSGKAEHTAKLKFTPERARWVADEQWHPKQTGRWHEDGSYELNIPFGDHRELLMDILRHGAEVEILEPAFLREAAIEQIQKMAKIYQKE, translated from the coding sequence ATGGACCGCTTTGAACGAATCTACCAATTACACACCATCCTATCCGGTCGCCGAACGCCGATTTCCAATGCCCAATTACAGGAAAAACTCGAATGCAGCGAAGCGACCGTAAAGCGGTTGCTAACACTCATGCGCGACCACTTCGACGCGCCGATCGCCTACGACCGTAAACGCAACGGTTATTATTACGACACCGAAGCCGGCGAACACCCTTACGAACTGCCCGGCTTATGGTTCAATGCCGAGGAATTATGGGGCTTGCTGACCTGCCATACCATGCTGCGCAAAATATCGCCGGGCCTGTTCGGCGAGCAAATCGCACAACTGCAAAACCGGATCGAAAAACTTCTCGCGTTAGATCGAAGCAGCGCAGAACGCAAACTGGAATGCATCAAAATCATCCCGATCGCCTCGCGACAAAAAGTTCGAAATCCATGGTTCGCCAAGATCGCAGGCTCGCTATTCGATAATAAACGCCTCGATTTGGTCTACGACGCGCGTAGCGACGGACAAATAACCACACGCAGCGTATCCCCGCAAAATCTAGTTTACTACCGGGACAACTGGTACCTTGACGCGTGGTGTCACTTTAGAAGAGAACTGCGCACCTTCGCACTGGAACGCATTAAAACCGCCGCCCGCCAAGAAATACCCTCCCAAAACGTCGATCGACAGCAACTCGAAGATTATTTCAGTTCCTCCTACGGCATCTTCTCCGGCAAAGCCGAACACACCGCAAAACTGAAATTCACGCCCGAACGCGCCCGCTGGGTCGCCGACGAACAATGGCATCCGAAACAAACCGGCCGCTGGCACGAAGACGGCAGTTACGAGCTGAACATACCGTTCGGCGATCACCGCGAACTATTAATGGATATTCTCCGCCACGGCGCCGAAGTCGAAATTTTGGAACCTGCCTTTTTACGCGAAGCCGCGATCGAGCAAATTCAAAAAATGGCGAAAATTTATCAAAAAGAATAA
- a CDS encoding sensor domain-containing protein, whose translation MPSKFPVNESHLNEELTRLRVEFEALRIANAALEQQLSIDAKQADSMLRVLEIRSNELKEANLHQLNQSNFIRRVMDSTGAMMIVLGPDGHIRQVNRRCAQELTGTDSIPDNRVLDDWLHPDERQALVAQAIGLPWPVFSPLFEVVRRSGSYAAEHRLGSRDGSYRHYWFEASLQHNPQGKEEGAVICASDITRLKQQQERLSRSEKRLKEAQKIARLGHWEMDLTCDKLTWSEEVCIIFELDSASIPRNYADFLELVYPADRAAVDRAFTSALSTHGSYDIEHRLLAAGGQIKWIHERCVIYYDDAGRALRLVGTIQDITEQRLAEEQLRLAASVFDNSLNGILITDANTRIVKVNRMFSEVMGYSSDEVLGQKPSLLKSEHHDKQFYRSLWAALERDGKWQGEIWDRRKNGELIPLWQNISSVRDAIGRVTHYISVFYDLTQQKQSAKHIYHLAYYDALTELPNRQLFNERCEHALERANRDYHPLAVLFLDLDRFKHVNDSLGHPAGDELLRMVAHAIKSSLRQDDTVARLGGDEFIILLENTGSRSDVEQVARKIIAYLSRPFIVQGHKLEIGTSIGISCYPEDGKDTMSLIKHADLAMYRAKEKGRGNFQFYETYLTTRAKERLFLESELRDALERQEFHLHYQPQFALSGGELIGAEALLRWNHHEHGLIAPDKFIPIAEESGLIVAIGEWVLSAACSQAKAWLDAGYAFKQVAVNLSGAQIERSDILATVGNVLATTGLPPQHLELEITETYIMRQAKQNVRIMEELRALGVSLAIDDFGTGQSSLSYLKRLPVDKLKIDRSFVMDIPQDSNDMAITRAILALGHSLKLTVLAEGVETAEQAAFLNELKCDEVQGYYYSRPLDAESFRKLLAKQKFDADLFD comes from the coding sequence ATGCCGAGCAAGTTTCCCGTCAATGAATCGCACCTAAATGAGGAACTGACGCGTTTGCGGGTCGAATTCGAAGCGCTTCGAATCGCCAACGCGGCGCTCGAGCAACAATTGTCGATCGACGCCAAGCAGGCCGATTCGATGCTGCGGGTGCTCGAAATACGTAGTAACGAGCTAAAGGAAGCCAACCTACATCAGCTGAATCAAAGTAATTTCATCCGTCGCGTCATGGATTCGACCGGCGCGATGATGATCGTGCTGGGACCTGATGGGCATATACGCCAAGTCAATCGGCGTTGCGCGCAGGAGTTGACCGGAACCGATTCGATTCCGGACAATCGCGTGCTGGACGACTGGTTGCATCCCGACGAACGACAAGCGCTTGTCGCACAAGCGATCGGTTTGCCGTGGCCCGTTTTTTCTCCGCTGTTTGAAGTCGTGCGGCGTTCGGGTTCCTATGCCGCTGAGCACCGTCTGGGAAGCCGCGACGGAAGCTATCGCCATTATTGGTTTGAGGCGAGTCTGCAACACAACCCTCAAGGCAAAGAAGAAGGCGCCGTCATTTGCGCGAGCGATATCACGCGGCTCAAACAACAACAAGAGCGATTGAGCCGAAGCGAAAAACGCCTGAAAGAGGCGCAAAAAATCGCCCGCCTGGGGCATTGGGAAATGGATTTGACGTGCGACAAACTCACTTGGTCGGAGGAAGTGTGTATTATTTTCGAGCTCGATTCGGCTTCGATACCCCGTAACTATGCGGACTTTCTCGAACTCGTCTATCCAGCCGACCGGGCCGCAGTCGACCGGGCTTTCACATCCGCCCTAAGCACGCATGGTTCTTACGACATCGAACATCGTCTGTTAGCGGCCGGCGGACAAATTAAGTGGATACACGAACGGTGCGTCATCTACTATGACGATGCCGGGCGGGCTTTACGGTTGGTCGGAACGATTCAGGATATCACCGAGCAACGCTTGGCCGAAGAGCAGTTGCGTCTTGCGGCGAGCGTCTTCGACAATAGCCTGAATGGCATTCTAATCACCGATGCGAATACGCGCATCGTCAAGGTCAACCGCATGTTCAGCGAAGTCATGGGCTATTCGTCCGACGAGGTGTTGGGACAAAAACCGAGCTTGCTGAAATCCGAGCACCACGATAAGCAATTTTATCGCAGTCTGTGGGCCGCACTCGAACGGGACGGCAAATGGCAGGGTGAGATTTGGGACCGGCGTAAGAACGGCGAACTGATACCACTGTGGCAAAATATATCGTCGGTGCGCGACGCCATCGGACGCGTGACGCACTATATCAGCGTCTTTTACGATTTAACCCAACAAAAGCAAAGCGCGAAACATATCTACCATCTGGCCTATTACGATGCCTTGACCGAACTACCGAACCGGCAGTTATTCAACGAGCGCTGCGAGCATGCACTGGAGAGGGCGAATCGCGACTACCATCCGCTGGCAGTTTTGTTTCTTGATCTGGACCGGTTCAAGCACGTCAACGACAGTCTCGGGCATCCGGCCGGAGACGAGCTTTTGCGCATGGTCGCACACGCAATCAAGAGTTCTTTGCGCCAAGACGATACGGTCGCGCGCTTGGGTGGCGACGAATTCATCATTTTGCTCGAAAATACCGGGAGCCGCTCCGATGTCGAACAGGTCGCCCGCAAAATCATTGCGTACCTCTCTAGACCTTTCATCGTTCAAGGCCATAAGCTGGAGATCGGCACGTCGATAGGCATCAGTTGTTATCCTGAGGATGGCAAAGACACCATGTCCTTAATCAAACACGCCGATCTTGCGATGTATCGAGCCAAGGAAAAAGGACGCGGTAATTTTCAGTTTTACGAAACGTATCTAACTACGCGCGCGAAAGAACGTCTTTTTCTCGAAAGTGAGCTGCGCGACGCACTGGAACGCCAGGAATTCCATCTTCATTACCAACCGCAATTCGCCTTATCCGGCGGCGAATTGATCGGAGCCGAGGCTTTATTGCGCTGGAATCATCACGAGCACGGCCTGATCGCGCCCGACAAGTTCATTCCGATCGCCGAGGAATCGGGGCTGATCGTCGCGATCGGCGAATGGGTGCTATCGGCCGCATGCAGTCAAGCCAAGGCATGGCTCGACGCCGGTTACGCATTCAAACAGGTCGCGGTCAATCTGTCCGGCGCGCAGATCGAACGCAGCGATATTTTGGCAACGGTCGGCAACGTCCTTGCAACAACGGGACTGCCTCCCCAGCACCTAGAGCTCGAAATCACCGAAACCTATATCATGCGTCAAGCGAAACAGAACGTTCGTATCATGGAAGAGCTTCGCGCATTGGGTGTGAGCCTGGCGATCGATGATTTCGGAACCGGGCAGTCGTCGCTCAGTTATTTGAAACGCCTGCCGGTCGACAAGTTGAAAATCGACCGCTCATTCGTGATGGATATTCCGCAAGATAGCAATGATATGGCCATTACCCGAGCGATTCTCGCACTCGGACACAGTTTGAAACTAACCGTTTTGGCCGAGGGTGTCGAAACCGCAGAACAAGCGGCTTTTCTTAACGAATTAAAATGCGACGAAGTGCAGGGCTATTATTACAGCCGCCCGCTGGACGCCGAAAGCTTCCGGAAGCTATTGGCCAAGCAAAAGTTCGATGCAGATCTTTTTGATTGA
- a CDS encoding hydrogenase maturation protease, whose amino-acid sequence MSNRQLCHIVCFGNPLHGDDGFGPAVYQRLAALPLPDNVRVFDAGTPGLAALALFQGCHEVMVVDAVASGGIPGKLSRLSPNVVTAEITLPGHGIGVGYLLKAVAALPDCPRIEIIAAEILGAAPFRPGLSKPVRQAVDDAFVLLEKYAEQVSRQ is encoded by the coding sequence ATGAGTAATCGGCAATTATGTCATATCGTTTGCTTCGGTAATCCGCTCCACGGTGATGACGGTTTCGGTCCGGCGGTTTACCAACGGCTAGCGGCGCTGCCGCTGCCGGATAACGTGCGCGTGTTCGACGCCGGAACGCCCGGTCTGGCGGCATTAGCGCTATTTCAAGGATGCCATGAGGTGATGGTCGTCGACGCCGTCGCATCGGGCGGCATACCAGGGAAATTAAGCCGATTATCGCCGAATGTTGTTACGGCCGAAATCACGTTACCGGGCCACGGCATCGGCGTAGGCTATTTGTTAAAGGCCGTTGCCGCGTTGCCGGACTGCCCACGCATCGAGATCATCGCAGCGGAAATCCTTGGAGCGGCACCGTTCCGTCCGGGCTTGTCAAAACCGGTGCGCCAAGCTGTCGACGATGCCTTCGTTCTACTGGAAAAATATGCCGAGCAAGTTTCCCGTCAATGA
- a CDS encoding nickel-dependent hydrogenase large subunit: MATIEVNINLNRVEGDLEIALVLDDGVVTEARTVGTLYRGFEQIMMGRAPRDALVITPRVCGICGTAHLYSAVLALEHAWRTPVPPNATRIRNLCLIAEGIQNDLRQTFLFFAPDFCHRRYSQHSWFDDAVDAFEPFRGSIYLETLAQTRKAVEIVAHFGGQWPHSSYMIPGGVTTPADLRRLLACRSVLDEIQRWYERRVIGASLDDWLALEDAERYFAWLDTPAHAGSALGLMSRAARSLGLHLCASGTPHMLSYGAWCDPDSWSAPHDARVLPGGFYDGGSGTVGPYDQQLINEHVRHSWFRPYDGGRHPWNGETVPDFQPNSDRYTWAKAPRYGDKVVQTGPVAELLIGGDALIASLHQAEGGSAWLRQFARVRRIAVELKQARLILDELTANLHEPHILNPAKTQETDGEGYGLIMAARGALGHWLKIKDGVIEKYQIITPTAWNASPRDSGGLPGHWEQSLVGLSVQDPDDPVEIGHVIRSHDPCLVCTVHVLNTGTRLRFGP, translated from the coding sequence ATGGCTACGATTGAAGTCAACATCAATTTGAACCGCGTCGAGGGAGACCTCGAAATCGCTTTGGTGCTCGACGACGGCGTCGTCACGGAAGCTCGGACCGTCGGCACACTGTATCGCGGTTTCGAGCAGATCATGATGGGCAGGGCGCCCCGCGATGCGTTGGTGATCACGCCGCGGGTCTGCGGCATTTGCGGCACGGCTCATCTTTACTCGGCAGTGCTCGCGCTCGAACATGCCTGGCGGACGCCGGTGCCGCCGAATGCGACGCGCATCCGCAATCTTTGCCTGATTGCCGAAGGTATACAGAACGATTTACGTCAAACCTTTCTGTTTTTCGCGCCCGATTTTTGCCATCGGCGTTATAGTCAGCACAGCTGGTTCGACGATGCGGTCGACGCTTTCGAACCGTTTCGCGGTTCGATTTATCTCGAAACGTTGGCTCAAACGCGGAAAGCGGTCGAAATCGTCGCGCATTTCGGCGGGCAATGGCCGCATTCATCCTATATGATACCCGGCGGCGTGACGACGCCGGCCGATCTGCGCCGGCTGTTGGCCTGCCGCTCGGTATTGGATGAGATTCAGCGCTGGTACGAACGGCGCGTCATCGGCGCTTCGCTCGACGATTGGCTGGCCTTGGAAGATGCCGAGCGCTATTTCGCTTGGCTCGATACGCCGGCGCATGCCGGCAGCGCGCTGGGTTTGATGAGCCGCGCGGCCCGCTCGCTCGGCCTACACCTGTGCGCCTCGGGTACGCCGCACATGCTCAGCTATGGCGCCTGGTGCGATCCCGACAGTTGGTCCGCGCCGCACGACGCGCGTGTGCTGCCGGGCGGTTTCTACGACGGCGGAAGCGGCACGGTCGGGCCATACGATCAACAACTGATCAATGAGCACGTTCGTCATTCCTGGTTCCGGCCTTATGACGGCGGGCGGCATCCGTGGAACGGCGAAACCGTCCCCGATTTTCAGCCGAACAGCGACCGCTACACTTGGGCGAAGGCTCCGCGCTACGGCGATAAGGTGGTGCAGACCGGACCGGTGGCCGAGCTGCTGATCGGCGGCGATGCACTGATTGCGTCGCTGCACCAAGCCGAAGGCGGCAGCGCTTGGCTTCGGCAATTCGCGCGGGTCAGGCGAATCGCCGTCGAATTGAAGCAAGCGCGACTGATACTCGACGAGTTAACAGCGAATCTACACGAGCCGCATATTTTGAATCCGGCCAAAACACAGGAAACCGACGGAGAAGGATACGGTCTGATCATGGCCGCGCGCGGGGCGCTCGGGCACTGGCTCAAAATCAAAGACGGTGTCATCGAAAAATATCAAATCATCACACCAACCGCGTGGAACGCCTCTCCTAGAGACAGCGGAGGCTTGCCGGGGCATTGGGAGCAAAGCCTAGTCGGACTGAGCGTTCAGGATCCGGACGATCCCGTAGAAATCGGGCATGTCATTCGCTCCCACGATCCGTGCCTAGTGTGCACGGTACATGTGCTGAACACCGGCACGAGGCTACGTTTCGGGCCATGA
- a CDS encoding NADH-quinone oxidoreductase subunit B family protein yields the protein MATLFWLQTGACGGDSLALLSAESPSLEQIFSAHGVELLWHPSLSGASMREHDALLERIVNGEQALDILCVEGSIVTAPRGTGLYDSYRGRARMDIARELAERAGTVVAMGTCAAYGGVHAAAPNPGDCIGLQYNRSTPGGLLPPEWRSRAGLPVVNVSGCPAHPHAMTQTLAWLAAGLPLPLDELNRPKAFFNTVVHQGCTRNEYHEYDIEENEPGGRACLFFNLGCQGPMTQAVCNSDLWNGTSSKTRAGVPCFGCTSPSFPRDTDLFLTEKIGDIPLRLPLGVERPRYMAYKNLARAAAPERVKDKKMDV from the coding sequence ATGGCTACCTTATTCTGGCTACAGACAGGCGCCTGCGGCGGCGATTCGCTGGCGCTATTGAGTGCTGAATCACCGAGCCTCGAACAAATTTTTTCGGCTCACGGCGTTGAATTGCTATGGCACCCCTCGTTGTCCGGCGCGTCGATGCGCGAGCACGACGCGCTGCTCGAACGCATCGTCAACGGCGAACAAGCGTTGGACATACTTTGCGTCGAAGGCAGCATCGTCACGGCCCCGCGCGGTACCGGTCTGTACGATAGCTACCGCGGCCGGGCGCGCATGGACATCGCGCGTGAATTGGCAGAGCGGGCCGGTACGGTCGTCGCGATGGGCACCTGTGCTGCCTACGGTGGCGTTCATGCCGCGGCGCCGAATCCGGGCGATTGTATCGGCCTGCAATACAACCGTTCGACTCCGGGCGGTCTGTTGCCGCCGGAGTGGCGTTCGCGCGCGGGCCTTCCTGTCGTCAACGTCTCCGGTTGTCCGGCACATCCCCACGCCATGACCCAGACGCTGGCCTGGCTCGCCGCCGGACTGCCGTTGCCGCTGGACGAACTGAATCGTCCTAAGGCGTTCTTCAATACCGTCGTTCATCAGGGGTGTACGCGTAACGAGTATCACGAATACGACATCGAAGAAAACGAACCGGGCGGGCGCGCCTGTCTGTTTTTCAATCTCGGCTGCCAAGGGCCGATGACGCAGGCGGTATGCAACAGCGATCTGTGGAACGGCACCAGCAGCAAGACTCGCGCCGGCGTGCCTTGTTTCGGTTGCACGTCGCCGAGCTTCCCTCGCGACACCGATTTGTTCCTGACTGAGAAAATCGGCGACATTCCGTTGCGCTTGCCGCTGGGCGTCGAACGTCCCCGGTACATGGCATACAAGAATCTTGCCCGCGCCGCTGCGCCGGAACGCGTCAAAGACAAGAAAATGGACGTTTGA